A segment of the Candidatus Lokiarchaeota archaeon genome:
CAGAGACTGAAATCCATAATTAGGGGGAATGATGTTGTTGTATGTGGGGCAGGTCCCTCTCTCCATAGACATCTGGAGGAGGTAACAACGAATCCAAGGATGTCTCAAGCCGTTTTTGTCGCTGCAGATGGGGCTGCTTCTGCATTTCTTGAAATTCGAAAGACTTGTGATATTATTGTCACTGATCTCGATGGCGATAGAAACGATATAGGTGAGATGATACAAGAAGGGGCCTTGGC
Coding sequences within it:
- a CDS encoding DUF115 domain-containing protein; the encoded protein is MRWEAWKPHYQEIALRLNLDTEADQRATETLHQLLVDTNPEPMLQRLKSIIRGNDVVVCGAGPSLHRHLEEVTTNPRMSQAVFVAADGAASAFLEIRKTCDIIVTDLDGDRNDIGEMIQEGALA